One region of Diabrotica undecimpunctata isolate CICGRU chromosome 6, icDiaUnde3, whole genome shotgun sequence genomic DNA includes:
- the LOC140444461 gene encoding uncharacterized protein, with translation MATPILDIKTFSIIPNFDGNINKLHRFVNATESILNHYFDRNNLASFQNVLLLNGILNKLEGKAEEIVAISGAKTWPDIKNTLILNFGYHGDENCLNQDLVNIKQKPNESPYSFHERLLTF, from the coding sequence atggcaACACCTATTTTAGATATAAAAACTTTTTCAATTATTCCAAATTTTGatggaaatattaataaacttcACAGATTTGTGAATGCaactgaatccattttaaatcattattttgaTAGGAACAATCTAGCCagttttcaaaatgttttattattaaatggtATTCTTAATAAATTAGAAGGCAAAGCAGAAGAAATAGTAGCCATAAGCGGCGCTAAAACTTGGCcagatataaaaaatactttgattCTCAATTTTGGTTATCATGGTGATGAAAATTGCTTGAATCAAGATCTAGTAAATATCAAACAGAAACCTAATGAATCTCCATATTCATTTCATGAAAGACTTTTAACTTTTTAA